In Uranotaenia lowii strain MFRU-FL chromosome 2, ASM2978415v1, whole genome shotgun sequence, one genomic interval encodes:
- the LOC129746173 gene encoding zinc metalloproteinase nas-13-like, with translation MGTLIKSVIVAIVLTTATISGAPIDDGPPEIVFASELEEAGHFEGDILLLDPQRDIIQEGRNSLIGAKYKWPGNILYYYIEPADFTAVQQNSIKAALDLISLSSCITFVPRTTQAAYVQVTGEYTGCWSYLGRVGNAQQLNLQPNGCLSRGTIMHEFLHALGFVHMQSSSDRDFFVQIDWSKVSKGSEHNFDRYSSAILNDFGIAYDYDSVMHYSRSAFSIDGKPTIIPVVKDAIIGQRVGMSVKDIKRLNEMYCNS, from the exons GGAACATTGATTAAAAGTGTGATTGTTGCCATCGTTTTGACGACGGCAACTATTTCTGGAGCACCGATTGACGATGGTCCTCCAG AAATTGTATTTGCTAGCGAATTGGAAGAGGCCGGTCATTTCGAAGGGGACATTCTACTGCTGGATCCGCAGCGAGACATCATCCAGGAGGGACGCAACTCACTGATCGGGGCCAAATACAAATGGCCGGGCAACATATTGTACTACTACATCGAGCCGGCAGATTTTA CTGCAGTACAGCAAAACTCTATTAAGGCTGCCCTGGACCTGATATCGTTGTCGAGCTGCATCACGTTTGTACCTCGGACCACCCAGGCTGCCTATGTTCAGGTCACCGGAGAGTACACCGGATGTTGGTCCTATCTGGGACGCGTCGGAAATGCTCAACAGTTGAACCTGCAGCCCAATGGGTGCCTCAGTCGGGGAACGATCATGCACGAGTTTTTGCACGCGCTTGGATTTGTGCACATGCAGAGCTCCTCGGATAGGGACTTTTTCGTCCAGATCGATTGGTCCAAGGTTAGCAAGGGCTCGGAGCATAACTTCGACCGGTACAGCTCGGCCATCCTGAACGATTTCGGCATTGCGTACGACTACGACAGCGTGATGCACTACAGCAGGTCGGCATTCTCGATCGATGGCAAGCCGACGATCATTCCGGTGGTTAAGGATGCGATCATTGGGCAACGGGTCGGAATGAGCGTCAAGGACATCAAACGTCTGAACGAGATGTATTGCAACTCATGA